ACTTGTCTGGGTTGCGAACAGACGATTCAGAAAAACGTTTCTAAACTCGAAGGAATAAAGTCGGTAAAAGCATCATTTACTGTAGGAAATGCATTAATAGAATATTATCCTGGAATGGTTGATTCCATTAAAATAAAAGAAGCAATTACCGGCTCCGGGTATACTGTAAAAAAATTCATTCCTTCTCCACAGGAGGAAATAACAAAAGAGTAAACGAAAAATAATATTTGTCTCCGTTATTTCAACAGGAATTTTATGAGTAAAAAAGATAAGGAAAAAAGTTCTGAAGATCCTAAAATAGACGAGATACTTGAATCATCACGTCGCGATTTTCTGAAGAAAGTAGGAATAGTAGGTGCTGCATCTGTTGCAGGAGCTGCTGCTATTTATTCAGGATATCGTTATGAACATGCCAAATCAGACGGTGAGTCTGTTAAGGTATTAACAGAAGATAATCGCCTTGTTCTGATTCCAAAAGATCAGATGAAGGATTATAAACCTGATCCGAAACGCCTGCTCTTAAGAGGAAGAGACGGAATAAAAGGGAAAAAGTGGGTCATGATAATTGACCTTTCAAAGTGCAGAAATGCAAGGAAATGTGTTAATGCATGTCAGGGTGCACACCATCTGAGGCCATACGAATATCACATAAATACACTTCAGATGCAGGAATCTGTAAACACTCCTGCATACCATATGCCAAAACCATGTCAGCACTGTGATAATCCTCCATGTGTTTCTGTTTGTCCTGTTGATGCAACATTTAAAAGGCAGGATGGCATTGTGCTTATTGATAATGAAAGATGCATTGGTTGCCGTTTTTGTATGGCAGCCTGTCCTTATTCAGCACGTATGTTTCACTGGCAGGAACCTCTTGCTGCAGAAGCTGATAAAGGCAAAGAATATGATATTGAACTGAATGTTCCTCAGAAAAAAGGAACAATTTCAAAGTGTCTTTTCAGTGCTGACCGCCTGCGCGAAGGAGCACTGCCTTATTGTGTATCTGCATGTCCAAACGGAGTATTTTATTTTGGTGATGAGAATGAAAACGCAGTTACAAACGGGACAACCAAGGAAACCGTTAACCTGAAAGAGCTTCTTGAAAAGAATGGCGCCTACAGGCTTATGGCAGAACTTGGAACAAAGCCAAGGGTTTATTATCTTCCTCCAAAAAACAGAATATTTGATTTTGAAAAGGGAGAAGAACAGGAATATAAGGAATTAACATAATGGCCTACAAAATGTCAGGATCTCAAATAAAATCTGAAGGTTACAGCGAAAGACTTGAAACAGTCTCTTCTGATATCTTAAGAAATGTAAGGTTCAACAAAGGATTTATTCTTTGGATGGGATTTCTTATTTTAGCACTTGCTGCTTGTCTTTTCGCATATTATATTCAGCTAAGGAAAGGACTTGGAGTAACCGGGCTCCGCGATGTTACCAGCTGGGGTATGTATATAGCCAACTTTGTCTTTTTCGTCGCAACAAGTCTGGTTGGAATGCTTATCAGTTCTGTTCTTGGTCTTTCGGGAGCACAATGGGTCAAACCAATTGCCCGTATAGCTGAAATTATTGCTGTTGCGTTCGCAGCTGTCGCAGGATTAGTTATCATTTCCGACATGGGACGTCCCGACAGGCTTCCGTATGTGTTCCTTTTCGGGAGAGTTCAGTCGCCTATACTCTGGGACGTAACTGTTGTAACGACATACTTTTTCGTCAGCCTTCTTCTTTGGTTTCTTCCTGTTATTCCCGATCTGGCTATTGCAAAAACAAGGCTTAACGGGAGGCCCGGTATTTTAATCAAAGTATATGAACTGCTCTCTTTAAAATGGATACACCACCCGAAGCAATATGAAATTCTCAGGCAGGCAATGCGCGTTCTTCTGATTCTCATTGTTCCGCTTGCCTTTGCAATACATACCGTCACTTCGTGGCTCTTTGCAGTTACTCCCCGTCCGGGCTGGGACAGCTCAATATTCGGCCCATACTTTATTTCAGGAGCATTTGTTTCAGGAACGGCTGCAGTAATTATTGCAATGTATTTTTTCAGGGTAAGTTATAAGCTTCAGAAATATCTTACTGAGGATCATTTTGAAAAAATAGGCCGGGTACTCGTACTGGTCTCAATAGTATATCTCTATTTCAACCTGAATGAGTTTATGGTACCCGGATATAAGCTGAAATCACTTGATGCAATTCATCTCAAAGAACTATTTGCCGGTGAATACGCACCTCTGTTCTGGGGAGTACAACTTTTAGGACTTGTTATCCCTGTGATTCTTCTTTTGTTCAGAAGATTCCGAAAACCGTTCCCGATGCTTATTATTTCTATTGCTGTTCTGGCTGCTGCCTGGCTTAAAAGATATATTATCGTTGTCCCCCCTCAGGGTCATCCGTTTCTTCCTGTTCAGCATGTTCCTGTTGAGTGGGTTATCTATAAGCCAACACTAATTGAAACAGCAGTAACTTTTGCTTCGATAATTCTTGTTCTGATAATAGTTACGGTTTTATCAAAATTGTTTCCGATACTTCCTATCTGGGAGCTTGCTGAAGATGAATCCGGATCTGACATAGACAAAACAGATAATAATTAAACTTATGAGGCGATATTTTTTCGGTTTATTATTAATACAGCTTCTTATTCCAACGCTTTCCGCACAGGAATGGATTGTTCCGGCAGATAAGAAAGGTAAACTCAGTACCTTTCCATTCAATGATGAAACAAGGAAAGCCGGAGAGAAACTGTACTCCATAAACTGCATGTCCTGTCATGGCACCCCGGGAAAAGCAAATTATCTCCCGCTGGTTCCCCCTCCAGGAGATCCGGCAACGGAGAAGATTCAAAAAAACAACGACGGGGAAATTTTCTATAAAGTATCAGTCGGGCGTGGTCAGATGCCGTCTTTCAGAAGCGTCCTGACATCAAATGAAATCTGGAATGTAGTTTCTTTTCTTAGAAGTTTCAATACTGCCTATAAACAACAGGTAATGCCGGTCATAACATCATCAGCCTACCCTGGTGCGGTAATTGGATTACTTGTCTCATTCAACCCTGCCGATAGCACAATTATTCTTAAAGCTTCTGCAACTTCTGAAAAATCAAGTGTACCGGTTGCTGATGCGGAAGTTAAGCTGCTTGTAAAAAGGACATTCGGGATGCTCCCGGTAGACGAACCACAAACAACAGACAAAGAAGGGCTTGCAACCTTCAGGGTTCCTGCGGACCTTAAGGGAGATACTGCAGGAATGGTACTTGTAAGCGCCCGATTCACAGATGAAGATGTATTTGGCAGTGCCGGTAAAGATACCCTGCTGAATGCCGGACAAAAAGTTACACCTGTGAGCCTGGTAGCGCAGAGGGCTATGTGGAACAATGTAAGGAAAGCTCCCGTCTGGATAATTCTCGCCTATGGCCTTGGAGTACTCATAGCATGGGGCTTCATTTTACTGGTCTTAATGAAACTCAGGGATATTTATCTGGTTGGCGAAATCGTCTCTTCAGATAAGAAAGAATAGATTAACTGAACACCGGACAACATAGACAAATAAAAAATGAAAAACATCACAACCCTTGGAAGAATCCTATTTGCAGTACCCTTTGCGATTTTCGGAATTAACCATTTCCTTATGATGGACTACTATGTGGGAATGCTCACATCATTCATCCCTCTGGGTGCATATACAATTATTCTTACCGGGATAATGCTTATTGCAACAAGCATCAGCATAATCTCCAAAAAGTTCGTGAAAATATCAACAATTACACTAGCAATCCTTCTGTTTATCTTTATAATCACTATTCATATTCCCCACCTGATAACTGATTCAGACAAGACAGCTACCTTAATCGCGCTTCTAAAAGATATCAGTCTTATGGGCGGATCGCTGATGATTGCCGGTATATATGCAGAAGATGAAAAACCTGTGACAAAATAAAAAATATGAAAAAAGTATTTTCTCTGATTATTACAATCCTCCTTTTAGGAACCCTGAACGCTCAGGAGATGGTAAAAAGCGACCTGCTCGGGAAACCAGTTGAAATCGGAATCGTTGAACATCTTGGAGAAACTATTCCAATGGATCTCTGGTTTTTGAACGAAAACAGTGATACCGTAACGCTGAGGCAGCTGATTGACAAACCAACAATAATGCTCTTTGTGTACTTCGACTGCCCTAACTTATGCAGCCCGCTGATGGATGGCGTTTCTGATATGGTCAGCAAGCTGGATATGACCCTGGGTAAAGATTACCAGATAATTACAATAAGTTTCAACACAAAAGACACACCAGAAAAAGCCAGGGAAAAAAAGGTAAATTTTGTGCAGAAAATAAGCAAGGAGAATCAGCAATACTGGATCTATCTAACAGGCATACAGGAGAATATAAACACAATAACAGACGCTCTTGGTTTCAAATACAAAGCTCAGGGACTTGATTTTGCCCATGCATCTGCGATTATGGTTCTAAGTCCCCAGGGGAAAATTACCAGGTACCTTTATGGTCTTTCGTTTCTCCCTTTCGATGTTAAGATGGCTATAGTTGAGGCACAGAAAGGTCTGGCCAGGCCAACTATCAATAAAGTACTTGAATATTGTTTTGCGTATAATCCCGGAAGTAAAACCTACACTTTACAGATAACAAGAATTATTGGAAGCATTACAATATTTATAGCGCTAATCGTTTTTGTAATTCTTCTTTTTAACAGACGAAAAAAATGATAATCAGACAATTATGAGCAATTCTGAAACCGGAACACACGTTAGTTACCTCGATCATCAGGGTAAATACAAGGGATTACTTTCATGGCTGCTTACCACAGATCACAAAAAGATAGGGTTGCTGTATCTCTACTCTATAACTGTTTTCTTCTTTGTGGCAGCTATCCTCGGGGTTTTGATGAGGATAGAGCTGATTGCTCCCGGACAAACAATTATGGATGCCCAGACTTACAACGGAGTGTTCACAATTCATGGAATCATAATGATTTTTGTAATTGTGATACCAGCACTGCCGGCAATATTCGGGAACTTTTTCCTCCCGATCCTCATTGGGGCTAAAGATGTTGCATTCCCCAAACTAAACCTATTTTCTTTTTACCTGTTTTTCATTGGAGCCATTTTTGGAGTTCTTTCACAGTTTATCGGAGGAGGCGCACCAGATACAGGCTGGACTTTTTATGTGCCTTACAGCGCTGAGTCTTCAACAAATGTGATATATGCCCTGGTTGCTGCGTTTATCCTGGGCTTTTCTTCTATTCTGACAGGATTGAACTTTATTGTTACTATTCACAGGATGCGCGCACCGGGAATGGGATGGTTCAGGATGCCGCTATTCCCCTGGTCTCTTTACGCTACTGCATGGATTCAGGTACTTGCTACACCAATTGTGGGAATAACACTACTTATGGTGATTGCCGAAAGGGTTCTGAAAATCGGGTTTTTTGATCCGGCTCTGGGTGGCGATCCTGTTTTGTTTCAGCATCTTTTCTGGATCTATTCTCATCCGGCTGTATATATTATGATTCTTCCGGGAATGGGTATTGTTACCGAGATATTCCCAACCTTTAGTCAGAAACCTGTTTTCGGATATACAGCTATTCTGATTTCGAGTCTTGCAATTGCATTTGTCGGATACTTTGTCTGGGGACATCATATGTTTACTGCAGGCATCAGCTATGGTTCAAGATGGTTTTTCTCGTTCCTTACGTTCATTGTAGCCGTCCCCAGTGCAATAAAAGTGTTCAACTGGGTATCTACAATGTATGGGGGCTCAATTGACCTTAAACCGCCTCTTTTATACGCCATTTCATTTATCTTCCTTTTTATGATCGGCGGTTTTACCGGGCTCACACTTGGTGCTGTAGCTGCAAACGTCCAGGTTCATGATACAGCTTTCGTAGTAGCTCATTTTCATTACATCATATTCGGAGGTATGGGGTTTGCATTTTTTGCGGGAATCCACTACTGGTATCCCAAGATGTTCGGACGAATGTACAGCAACAGGTGGGCAAACATAGCATGGGCTGTTGTATTCTTTGGCTTCAACCTGCTTTATTTCCCACTGTTTGTAATAGGAATACAGGGAATGCCAAGAAGGTATTTTGATTACCTGCCACAGTTCCAGACTGGTCATGTGCTTTCAACAATCGGAGCATTTGTTCTTTTCACCGGGCTGGTTATGATGGTGTATAACCTTGTATATCATATAAAAAGGGGGGCAATAGCCCCTGCCAATCCGTGGAAAGGAGTTACACTTGAATGGCAGATACCATCACCTCCGTCACATGAGAATTTTGATGAGATACCTGTTATAACCACCGATCCATATGTATTCGGGAAAAGCACAGAAAACAAACCAAGTTAAAATATATGACTGTTCACGAAACTCATAGCACCCGCATTGACAGCGATACCGGAAAACTGGGAATGTGGATATTTCTTTTTACCGAACTCTTCCTGTTCGGAGGTCTTTTCCTTGTTTATGCGGTTTTCAGGGCAAAATACTCTGAAGACTTTCACACAGCAGCTCTCGAACTAAATACATTTATCGGGACGCTCAATACCGTTTTCCTTCTTGTCAGCAGTATGACCGTTGCCATGTCAATAACAGCGGTTCAGAAGAACCAGAAGAAACTGGCAATGTTCCTGTTAATTGTGACACTTATACTCGCCGCCCTCTTCATGATAAATAAATATTTTGAATGGTCGCATAAGTTTGAGTTTCAGCTTTTTCCGGGTTCAGAGGTTCTTAAAAACCTGCCAAGAGGAGAATTACTATTCTTCGGACTGTACTATATGATGACCGGGTTACACGCAGTGCATGTTCTCATCGGCATGATACTGCTCACAATCAATTTCTTCAAAATTAAATCGGGTTACGTAAACCAGGATCATTATCTGCATCTTGAAAACAGCGGGCTATACTGGCATCTTGTCGACCTGATCTGGATATTCCTCTTCCCTCTGTTATATCTTATAACATAATAATGAGCCCGAATTATGAAACACAACGAAACACATATTTCAAGCTATAACTCCAATGCGATTGTATTGATTGCGTTGCTTGTTCTTACATCAATTTCTGTACTCGCCACCGGGTGGCATATAGGTGCATTTACTGTTGCACTGGCTCTTCTAATAGCAAGTGTAAAAGTTAGTATTGTAATCTACAATTTCATGCATGTCAAACATGAAAGTCTCTTTATTAAACTGATGATTCTCGGTGTATTTGTTTTATATGCACTTGTTATTATTATAACTTTTATTGACTACTATTTAAGGTAAGACGAATTATGTTTACAGGAGCATCAAATCTGGCAGAGGGAGTAGACAATACCTTCATATTGATCTTCACGATCGCGTTTATTTTCATAATTGGAATAACTGCTTTCATGATATTTACGGTAATTCACTTTTCAAGAAAGAAAGGGAAGGAACCTATGCAGTTTACAGGAAGTTTAAAGCTGGAGTTAATCTGGACTGTCATACCTCTAGTTCTTGTTATGGTAATGTTTTACTATGGGTGGAAAGGCTTTGCTCCTATGCGGAATGTTCCGGCCGACGCAATGAACATTTCTGCCATTGGAAGAATGTGGGAGTGGGAATTTGATTATGGTAACGGAATGAAATCAAAAGATCTTGTACTTCCGGTTAATAAGGCAGTAAGGATTGCACTTAAATCGGAAGATGTGAATCACAGCCTTTTTATTCCAGCATTCAGGGTTAAGGAAGATGTAATTCCTGGCTATGATAATTACCTCTGGTTTATTCCCACTTTCGTTGGTGAATATGAAATCCTCTGTACTGAATATTGCGGCCTGTTACACTCATCAATGCTGGCCAAAGCGAAGATCCTTGAACAGGCAGATTACGACAATTGGTTTACTGAATTTAAGGCAACAGCCGTTGTAGCAGAGCCCGACGGTTATCTGCTGCTCCGGAACACCGGGTGTATTGCGTGCCACTCCCTAGATGGGGCAAAGCTTGTGGGTCCTTCATTCAAAGGTTTATACGGAAGTGAGAGGATTGTAACCAAAGGAAATGATCAGGTAACCGTAACAGCTAATGAAGAGTATATAAAAACTTCCATTTATGATCCTGACTCTGAAATTGTTACAGGATTTTCAAAAGGCCTTATGAAATCATATAAGGAGATATTAAAGGAAGAGGATATTAAAATCATTACTGATTATCTGAAAACCTTAAATAAGGAAAATTGACATGCAGAAACATCTTGCACCTTTTCTTGATCTTATTAAATACAAGCTTTCACTTGCTGTAGTTCTTTCATCTGTAGCAGGTTATTATCTTTACAGTAATTCATTTGACCATCATCTGTTTTTTCTTGCTTCCGGGGTATTCTTTCTTGCCTCAGGGGCTGCGGTACTGAACCAATATACCGAAAGAGCATATGATTTATTAATGGAGAGGACAAAAAACAGACCTATTCCGTCAAAAAAGATAACAGAAAAAAACGCACTAATGATCAGTTCCGGCCTATTAATTGCCGGCTGTCTTCTGCTTCTGATCAATGGAATAATCCCTTTTGTCCTCGGAGTAATAAATGTTTTACTCTATAATCTGCTGTATACTTATCTTAAAAAGAAGAGTATTCTTTCAATAATCCCGGGAGCCATTGTTGGAGCAGTACCTCCACTAATTGGCTTCTCTTCTGCAGGAGGGAACATCAGTAATATTAACATTATTGTCTATTCTGTTTTTATGTTTCTCTGGCAGCTTCCTCATTTCTGGCTCATTC
The nucleotide sequence above comes from Bacteroidales bacterium. Encoded proteins:
- a CDS encoding DoxX family protein encodes the protein MKNITTLGRILFAVPFAIFGINHFLMMDYYVGMLTSFIPLGAYTIILTGIMLIATSISIISKKFVKISTITLAILLFIFIITIHIPHLITDSDKTATLIALLKDISLMGGSLMIAGIYAEDEKPVTK
- a CDS encoding heavy-metal-associated domain-containing protein, with translation MKKYNLTAGFILFVLVLAFTSCKEGGKKTEKDTKLMEAEAIEVSIGGMTCLGCEQTIQKNVSKLEGIKSVKASFTVGNALIEYYPGMVDSIKIKEAITGSGYTVKKFIPSPQEEITKE
- the nrfD gene encoding polysulfide reductase NrfD, producing the protein MSGSQIKSEGYSERLETVSSDILRNVRFNKGFILWMGFLILALAACLFAYYIQLRKGLGVTGLRDVTSWGMYIANFVFFVATSLVGMLISSVLGLSGAQWVKPIARIAEIIAVAFAAVAGLVIISDMGRPDRLPYVFLFGRVQSPILWDVTVVTTYFFVSLLLWFLPVIPDLAIAKTRLNGRPGILIKVYELLSLKWIHHPKQYEILRQAMRVLLILIVPLAFAIHTVTSWLFAVTPRPGWDSSIFGPYFISGAFVSGTAAVIIAMYFFRVSYKLQKYLTEDHFEKIGRVLVLVSIVYLYFNLNEFMVPGYKLKSLDAIHLKELFAGEYAPLFWGVQLLGLVIPVILLLFRRFRKPFPMLIISIAVLAAAWLKRYIIVVPPQGHPFLPVQHVPVEWVIYKPTLIETAVTFASIILVLIIVTVLSKLFPILPIWELAEDESGSDIDKTDNN
- a CDS encoding cytochrome c oxidase subunit 3 family protein, with the translated sequence MTVHETHSTRIDSDTGKLGMWIFLFTELFLFGGLFLVYAVFRAKYSEDFHTAALELNTFIGTLNTVFLLVSSMTVAMSITAVQKNQKKLAMFLLIVTLILAALFMINKYFEWSHKFEFQLFPGSEVLKNLPRGELLFFGLYYMMTGLHAVHVLIGMILLTINFFKIKSGYVNQDHYLHLENSGLYWHLVDLIWIFLFPLLYLIT
- a CDS encoding 4Fe-4S dicluster domain-containing protein; translated protein: MSKKDKEKSSEDPKIDEILESSRRDFLKKVGIVGAASVAGAAAIYSGYRYEHAKSDGESVKVLTEDNRLVLIPKDQMKDYKPDPKRLLLRGRDGIKGKKWVMIIDLSKCRNARKCVNACQGAHHLRPYEYHINTLQMQESVNTPAYHMPKPCQHCDNPPCVSVCPVDATFKRQDGIVLIDNERCIGCRFCMAACPYSARMFHWQEPLAAEADKGKEYDIELNVPQKKGTISKCLFSADRLREGALPYCVSACPNGVFYFGDENENAVTNGTTKETVNLKELLEKNGAYRLMAELGTKPRVYYLPPKNRIFDFEKGEEQEYKELT
- a CDS encoding cytochrome C oxidase subunit IV family protein; this translates as MKHNETHISSYNSNAIVLIALLVLTSISVLATGWHIGAFTVALALLIASVKVSIVIYNFMHVKHESLFIKLMILGVFVLYALVIIITFIDYYLR
- a CDS encoding c-type cytochrome, with the translated sequence MRRYFFGLLLIQLLIPTLSAQEWIVPADKKGKLSTFPFNDETRKAGEKLYSINCMSCHGTPGKANYLPLVPPPGDPATEKIQKNNDGEIFYKVSVGRGQMPSFRSVLTSNEIWNVVSFLRSFNTAYKQQVMPVITSSAYPGAVIGLLVSFNPADSTIILKASATSEKSSVPVADAEVKLLVKRTFGMLPVDEPQTTDKEGLATFRVPADLKGDTAGMVLVSARFTDEDVFGSAGKDTLLNAGQKVTPVSLVAQRAMWNNVRKAPVWIILAYGLGVLIAWGFILLVLMKLRDIYLVGEIVSSDKKE
- a CDS encoding UbiA family prenyltransferase, which encodes MQKHLAPFLDLIKYKLSLAVVLSSVAGYYLYSNSFDHHLFFLASGVFFLASGAAVLNQYTERAYDLLMERTKNRPIPSKKITEKNALMISSGLLIAGCLLLLINGIIPFVLGVINVLLYNLLYTYLKKKSILSIIPGAIVGAVPPLIGFSSAGGNISNINIIVYSVFMFLWQLPHFWLILVKYGKEYEKAGFASISTYLNELQIKQLTFFWVILTTFLLFSFGIFSDAISRSLIILFLILNTAFILTFYRMLFFKKGPQEIKGAFIMINSFSIIVMFMIIALSVLKN
- the coxB gene encoding cytochrome c oxidase subunit II, with the translated sequence MFTGASNLAEGVDNTFILIFTIAFIFIIGITAFMIFTVIHFSRKKGKEPMQFTGSLKLELIWTVIPLVLVMVMFYYGWKGFAPMRNVPADAMNISAIGRMWEWEFDYGNGMKSKDLVLPVNKAVRIALKSEDVNHSLFIPAFRVKEDVIPGYDNYLWFIPTFVGEYEILCTEYCGLLHSSMLAKAKILEQADYDNWFTEFKATAVVAEPDGYLLLRNTGCIACHSLDGAKLVGPSFKGLYGSERIVTKGNDQVTVTANEEYIKTSIYDPDSEIVTGFSKGLMKSYKEILKEEDIKIITDYLKTLNKEN
- a CDS encoding SCO family protein, giving the protein MKKVFSLIITILLLGTLNAQEMVKSDLLGKPVEIGIVEHLGETIPMDLWFLNENSDTVTLRQLIDKPTIMLFVYFDCPNLCSPLMDGVSDMVSKLDMTLGKDYQIITISFNTKDTPEKAREKKVNFVQKISKENQQYWIYLTGIQENINTITDALGFKYKAQGLDFAHASAIMVLSPQGKITRYLYGLSFLPFDVKMAIVEAQKGLARPTINKVLEYCFAYNPGSKTYTLQITRIIGSITIFIALIVFVILLFNRRKK
- a CDS encoding cbb3-type cytochrome c oxidase subunit I — translated: MSNSETGTHVSYLDHQGKYKGLLSWLLTTDHKKIGLLYLYSITVFFFVAAILGVLMRIELIAPGQTIMDAQTYNGVFTIHGIIMIFVIVIPALPAIFGNFFLPILIGAKDVAFPKLNLFSFYLFFIGAIFGVLSQFIGGGAPDTGWTFYVPYSAESSTNVIYALVAAFILGFSSILTGLNFIVTIHRMRAPGMGWFRMPLFPWSLYATAWIQVLATPIVGITLLMVIAERVLKIGFFDPALGGDPVLFQHLFWIYSHPAVYIMILPGMGIVTEIFPTFSQKPVFGYTAILISSLAIAFVGYFVWGHHMFTAGISYGSRWFFSFLTFIVAVPSAIKVFNWVSTMYGGSIDLKPPLLYAISFIFLFMIGGFTGLTLGAVAANVQVHDTAFVVAHFHYIIFGGMGFAFFAGIHYWYPKMFGRMYSNRWANIAWAVVFFGFNLLYFPLFVIGIQGMPRRYFDYLPQFQTGHVLSTIGAFVLFTGLVMMVYNLVYHIKRGAIAPANPWKGVTLEWQIPSPPSHENFDEIPVITTDPYVFGKSTENKPS